One Nerophis ophidion isolate RoL-2023_Sa unplaced genomic scaffold, RoL_Noph_v1.0 HiC_scaffold_270, whole genome shotgun sequence genomic region harbors:
- the LOC133547904 gene encoding uncharacterized protein LOC133547904 — translation MHLGKEVRPFAFSQRLQEAATRWLQPGEGEGRLLDQIIREQLLEAISEKTADWVRYHRPLDLAAAVTLAEDHLAVHREAQPAPMAHGRSARDDEGDLHIPRFNPHDSPSVLSPQVPTAVPRTSPAQTAPQTLLQACYRRGRPGRVRQVPQQVEVGRVAAVAGPSVPSTDPGETYGIKVMIQGSTYQAMVDSGCGQTMIHQNLVRPGALRHATRLKIRCVHGDVHEYPIVPVEIWYDGQKHRVEVAVSTHLSHPVILGTNWPGFRRLLTQCVGVRSQTVGKGSICAVLSGEAGPSDTAEREPADASREASPPPYWRPTEDFPLEQSRDETFRAAWDQVDYIDGRPMRPGTARLFPHFSIMRDRLYRVTRDTQTGEEITQLLVPKRRQEMVFQAAHINLMAGYLGYDKTLNRVTVRFYWPGIRADVRRRCAACPDCQLVKPAATPKVPCAHCRSWRSHSTELGWTSSDHFTRVHGGIALC, via the exons ATGCATCTGGGGAAGGAGGTCCGGCCATTCGCCTTTTCCCAGCGGCTTCAAGAGGCAGCAACGCGCTGGCTGCAGCCAGGAGAGGGAGAGGGCCGACTGCTGGACCAGATCATCCGGGAGCAGCTCTTGGAAGCGATCTCCGAGAAGACGGCCGACTGGGTCCGGTACCACCGCCCACTTGACCTGGCAGCTGCAGTGACCCTCGCTGAGGATCACCTGGCTGTCCACCGCGAGGCGCAACCCGCACCAATGGCGCACGGACGGAGCGCACGAGATGATGAGGGAGATCTGCACATCCCCCGCTTTAACCCGCATGACTCCCCGTCTGTTCTTTCCCCGCAGGTCCCGACTGCTGTCCCCAGAACATCTCCCGCGCAGACGGCCCCTCAAACACTTCTGCAGGCGTGTTATAGGCGTGGGCGGCCCGGTCGAGTGCGTCAGGTACCTCAGCAGGTGGAGGTGGGGCGCGTGGCCGCGGTGGCCGGCCCTTCAGTGCCCTCCACCGACCCGGGTGAGACGTACGGTATCAAGGTAATGATACAAGGGAGTACTTACCaggcaatggtggattcgggctgcgggcagaccatgatccaccagaacctggttcgacccggggctttgaggcatgcaacacggctaaaaatccggtgtgttcatggggatgtgcacgagtacccgattGTGCCAGTTGAAATTTGGTATGATGGCCAAAAGCATAGGGTGGAGGTAGCTGTAAGTACGCACctctcgcaccccgtaattttgggcacaaattggccggggtttaggcGCTTACTGACACAATGCGTAGGAGTGCGTTCACAGACCGTAGGGAAAGGGAGTATCTGCGCAGTTctcagtggcgaggcggggccATCCGACACTGCCGAACGGGAACCGGCGGATGCTTCGCGGGAAGCCTCCCCGCCCCCCTATTGGCgtcctacggaggattttccaCTTGAGCAGTCTCGAGACGAAACTTttcgcgcggcctgggaccaagtaGATTATATAGACGGTCGGCCGATGCGCCCGGGAACAGCGCGGTTATTCCCTCACTTCTCCATTATGAGAGACAGATTATaccgagtgacccgtgacactcaaacaggagaggaaatcacccagttgttggtgccaaaacgccgccaggaaatggttttccaggcggcgcatatTAATCTTATGGCTGGATATTtggggtatgataaaacactgaatagggtcacggtccggttctattggccgggcatccgggcagacgtgcgccgcaGGTGCGCCGCctgtccggactgccagctggtgaaacCAGCGGCCACCCCGAAGGTCCCTTGCGCCCAttgccgctcatggag gtcccattcgacagaattgggatggacctcatcggaccatttcacccgagttCACGGgggtatcgctttgtgttag